A genomic window from Coccinella septempunctata chromosome 9, icCocSept1.1, whole genome shotgun sequence includes:
- the LOC123319781 gene encoding acetyl-CoA carboxylase isoform X1 has protein sequence MNYFDFSLWSILFVCVFALVRFVFCAFSCTVPKKTEKESDTENVSEKGRRPRIIQRSISEEEEFNLRLQQTFPHKFRPKLEKMAEEDGNPVQFTLGDGSAESEMNEKDDFFPQNEAQMNGLNQPPVAASGGQGGFATDYQHALAERRKTLKPSMSQGTVMLHNRLQEKDFTVATPEEFVKRFNGTKVINKVLIANNGIAAVKCMRSVRRWSYEMFKNERAVRFVVMVTPEDLKANAEYIKMADHYVPVPGGTNNNNYANVELIVDIAIRLQVQAVWAGWGHASENPKLPELLHKNNISFIGPNEKAMWALGDKIASSIVAQTAAVPTLPWSGSELKAQYSGKRIKISSELFAKGCVTTAEEGLKAAQKIGFPVMIKASEGGGGKGIRKVENAEDFAQAFRQVQAEIPGSPIFVMKLAKCARHLEVQLLADNYGNAISLFGRDCSIQRRHQKIIEEAPAVIASPDIFEDMEKAAVRLAKMVGYVSAGTVEYLYDPSGAYYFLELNPRLQVEHPCTEMVSDVNLPAAQLQIAMGLPLHYIKDIRLLYGESPWGTTEIDFDNPRQKPQPWGHVIAARITSENPDEGFKPSSGTVQELNFRSSKNVWGYFSVAASGGLHEFADSQFGHCFSWGEDREQARENLVIALKELSIRGDFRTTVEYLITLLETKSFQENSIDTQWLDVLIAERMPSEKPDIMLGVICGSLLIADNTISTSFNEFITSLERGQIQASNTLSNVVDVELIHEGYKYKVQATKSGPNTYFLLMNGSFKEIEVHRMNDGGILLSVDGNSFTTYMKEEVDRYRIVIGNQTCVFEKENDPTVLRSPSAGKLLGFLVEEGGHVDKGQAFAEIEVMKMVMTLTVNEAGTVSYAKRPGAVLEPGSVLANLDLDDPSLVTKAVLYKGPFPELDVSVPVSSDKLNHIHNGYRAVLENTLAGYCLPEPYNSARLREIIENFMASLRDPSLPLLELQEVMASVSGRIHNRVEKPIRQLMLQYEKNITSVLSQFPSQEIAAVIDQYAATLSKRSDRDNFFLATEGIIQLVQRYRNGIRGRMKAAVQHLLKQYYEVESQFQQGSYDKCVAQLREKYKDDMSQVSATIFSHSQVSKKNLLITMLIDHLWSNEPGLTDELAPALNELTALNRSDHSRVALRARQVLIAAHQPAYELRHNQMESIFLSAVDMYGHEFHPENLHKLIVSETSIFDILHDFFYHSNRAVCNAALEVYVRRAYTSYDISTLQHLELSGEVPIVYFQFMLPPSHPSRLSKLDELKEGEEIEARKVVDNFYRTGIMSAFDTIHQFEKYLDEILDLIEDFNSTAQVSLRDLNALESGSESRTNSTSINVSLSIDPSTVKHTDEEIILEPIHIMHVGFRDKGDTDDSSISRLLGKICKKYKDELDKRGIRRITFAALKHKQSPKFFTFRARDGFVEDKIYRHLEPACAFQLELNRMKNYNLEALTTSNQKMHLYLGKAKVEGGGEVTDYRFFIRTIIRHSDLITKEASFEYLQNEGERVLLEAMDELEVAFSHPQSRRTDCNHIFLNFVPTVIMDPAKIEEAVTNMVIRYGPRLWKLRVLQAELKMIIRSTPNSPTTTIRLCLANDSGYYLDINMYTEVVDKETGIISFQAYGQKQGPMHGLPISTPYLAKDYLQQKRFQAQSSGTTYVYDFPDMFRQMVDLHWKQYQERSSANIKSPDKLMEIVELILDPETETRLIEQKRVPGENNVGMVAWKLTLHTPEYPHGRDIIVIANDITHLIGAFGPREDKVFALASEMARHLRIPRIYISANCGARIGLAEEMKALFKVALVDPEDPDKGFRYLYLTPEDYAKVSAKNSCKAELIEDDGESRYRITDIIGKDDGLGVENLRYAGMIAGETSRAYDEVVTISMVTCRAIGIGSYLVRLGQRVIQIENSTIILTGFQALNKVLGRPVYASNHQLGGIQIMYNNGVSHKTEQSDLDGIYTILKWLSYIPKDKVSPLPIVPSMDPIERSIDFLPTKAPYDPRWMLGGRKSPSGEWESGFFDKDSWSEIMQPWAQTVIVGRAKLGGIPVGVIAVETRTVEVKLPADPANLDSEAKTVSQAGQVWFPDSAHKTATAIEDFSREDLPLIIFANWRGFSGGMKDMYDEILKFGAKIVDALRKYKQPVVVYIPPNGELRGGAWAVVDPLINPNYMEMYADTDARGGVLEAEGIVEIKFRLKDQVKAMHRNDPVLADLDGQLKNLQQNQPMAMRERSSSISHNVERPKSQEVLDLEAKIADREKLLMPLYHTVAVHFADLHDTPVRMLEKDTITDIVPWKMARRTLYWRLRRLILQHRVVKTLTEAQPNLTIGQGEAMLRRWFLEDLGTSEGYKWDNNEEVTKWMEYQQDESNSLLKRNINAIKKDSIITEIKTHLEECPEIAVDAVVDIIQKLKDHQQTEVFKRVFNKF, from the exons AtgaattatttcgatttttctCTGTGGTCGATTCTATTTGTGTGTGTTTTTGCTCTAGTACGTTTTGTTTTTTGTGCTTTTAGTTGTACTGTTCCGAAGAAAACAG AAAAAGAATCCGATACCGAGAACGTATCGGAGAAAGGAAGACGACCACGCATCATCCAGAGATCCATATCCGAAGAGGAGGAATTCAATTTACGATTGCAACAGACGTTCCCGCACAAGTTCAGACCGAAACTGGAAAAAATGGCGGAGGAGGACGGGAATCCGGTTCAGTTCACGTTGGGCGACGGGTCCGCCGAATCGGAAATGAACGAAAAGGACGACTTCTTTCCACAGAACGAAGCACAGATGAACGGGCTGAACCAGCCTCCCGTCGCCGCGTCAGGTGGTCAGGGGGGGTTCGCCACCGACTACCAGCACGCCCTCGCGGAAAGGAGGAAAACCCTGAA GCCCAGCATGTCCCAGGGGACGGTCATGCTGCACAACAGGCTTCAGGAGAAGGATTTTACGGTGGCCACGCCGGAAGAGTTCGTCAAGAGGTTCAACGGGACTAAAGTCATAAACAAG GTGCTGATCGCCAACAACGGTATCGCAGCCGTGAAATGCATGAGATCTGTAAGAAGATGGTCCTACGAGATGTTCAAGAACGAGAGGGCCGTGAGGTTCGTGGTCATGGTGACCCCCGAAGACTTGAAAGCGAACGCCGAATACATCAAGATGGCCGATCATTACGTCCCGGTGCCCGGAGGCACCAACAACAACAACTACGCCAACGTGGAACTCATCGTCGACATAGCTATACGGCTACAAGTGCAG GCCGTCTGGGCGGGGTGGGGCCACGCCTCGGAGAACCCCAAATTGCCGGAACTCCTACACAAGAACAACATATCCTTCATCGGGCCCAACGAGAAGGCCATGTGGGCTTTGGGCGACAAAATAGCATCTTCCATCGTAGCCCAAACAGCGGCGGTACCAACCCTACCATGGTCCGGTTCCG AACTGAAGGCTCAATACTCCGGTAAAAGGATCAAGATATCGTCCGAACTGTTCGCGAAAGGATGCGTCACCACCGCCGAAGAAGGCCTTAAGGCCGCACAGAAGATAGGCTTTCCCGTCATGATAAAAGCGTCCGAGGGCGGCGGCGGAAAGGGTATCAGGAAGGTGGAGAACGCTGAAGATTTCGCCCAGGCCTTCAGACAGGTCCAGGCCGAGATACCCGGAAGTCCGATATTCGTCATGAAGCTCGCCAAGTGCGCCAGGCATCTGGAGGTGCAGCTGCTGGCCGATAATTACG GTAACGCCATCTCCCTGTTCGGCCGCGACTGTTCCATCCAGCGAAGACACCAGAAGATCATCGAGGAGGCGCCGGCCGTGATAGCCTCCCCCGACATATTCGAGGACATGGAGAAGGCGGCCGTGCGTCTTGCCAAAATGGTGGGTTACGTATCCGCCGGCACCGTGGAATACCTGTACGACCCCTCGGGCGCGTATTACTTCCTCGAGTTGAACCCCAGGCTGCAGGTGGAACACCCCTGTACCGAGATGGTGTCCGACGTCAACCTACCAGCGGCCCAGTTGCAGATCGCCATGGGTCTGCCCCTGCATTACATCAAGGACATCAGGCTGTTATACGGCGAATCCCCGTGGGGCACGACCGAGATCGATTTCGACAACCCTAGACAGAAACCCCAACCCTGGGGTCACGTGATCGCGGCCAGGATAACCTCGGAGAACCCCGACGAAGGTTTCAAACCCAGCTCCGGTACCGTGCAAGAGCTCAATTTCAGATCGTCGAAGAACGTCTGGGGTTATTTCTCGGTGGCGGCTTCTGGAGGTCTTCACGAGTTCGCCGATTCCCAGTTCGGACATTGTTTCTCATGGGGCGAGGACAGGGAACAGGCCAGGGAGAATCTGGTCATAGCCTTGAAGGAGCTGTCCATCAGGGGAGACTTCCGGACCACCGTGGAATACCTGATCACTCTGCTGGAGACCAAGAGCTTCCAG GAAAATTCGATAGATACCCAATGGTTGGACGTTCTGATCGCCGAGAGGATGCCTTCGGAAAAGCCGGACATCATGCTGGGAGTCATCTGCGGCTCTTTACTCATCGCGGACAACACCATAAGTACATCTTTCAACGAATTCATCACCTCGTTGGAAAGAGGACAGATCCAAGCCTCCAACACTTTAAGCAACGTCGTTGACGTGGAATTGATACACGAAGG GTACAAGTACAAGGTCCAAGCGACAAAGAGCGGACCCAACACCTACTTCCTCCTGATGAACGGATCCTTCAAGGAGATCGAGGTGCACCGGATGAACGACGGCGGCATCCTCCTGTCCGTGGACGGCAACTCCTTCACCACCTACATGAAGGAGGAGGTGGACAGGTACAGGATCGTGATCGGCAACCAGACGTGCGTCTTCGAGAAGGAGAACGACCCCACGGTGCTCCGATCCCCGTCGGCCGGCAAACTGCTCGGTTTCCTGGTGGAGGAAGGCGGTCACGTCGACAAGGGCCAGGCGTTCGCCGAGATCGAGGTCATGAAGATGGTGATGACGCTGACGGTGAACGAGGCGGGCACCGTGAGCTACGCCAAGAGGCCGGGGGCGGTCTTGGAGCCGGGAAGCGTGCTGGCCAACCTGGACCTGGACGATCCGTCCCTGGTCACCAAGGCGGTGCTGTACAAGGGACCGTTCCCCGAGCTCGACGTCTCGGTGCCCGTCAGCTCCGACAAGCTGAACCACATCCACAACGGGTACAGGGCCGTGCTGGAGAACACGCTGGCCGGCTACTGCCTGCCGGAACCGTACAACTCGGCCAGGCTCAGGGAGATCATCGAGAACTTCATGGCCAGCCTGAGGGATCCCAGTCTGCCGCTGCTCGAGCTGCAGGAGGTGATGGCCTCCGTATCCGGCAGGATACACAACAGGGTGGAGAAGCCCATCAGGCAGCTGATGCTGCAGTACGAGAAGAACATTACGTCCGTGCTTTCGCAGTTTCCCAGTCAAGAG ATCGCCGCAGTGATCGACCAGTACGCCGCCACCCTGTCCAAACGGTCGGACCGCGACAATTTCTTCCTGGCCACCGAGGGCATAATCCAGCTAGTCCAGAGGTACCGGAACGGCATCAGGGGCCGCATGAAGGCGGCCGTCCAGCACCTGCTCAAGCAGTACTACGAGGTGGAGAGCCAGTTCCAGCAGGGCAGCTACGACAAGTGCGTCGCGCAGCTGAGGGAGAAGTACAAGGACGACATGTCCCAGGTGTCCGCGACCATATTCTCGCACAGTCAGGTCTCGAAGAAGAACCTGCTGATCACGATGCTCATCGACCATCTGTGGAGCAACGAACCGGGCCTCACGGACGAACTGGCGCCCGCCCTCAACGAGCTGACGGCCCTCAACCGTTCCGACCATTCGAGGGTGGCTCTAAGGGCCCGTCAGGTGCTCATAGCGGCCCATCAGCCGGCCTACGAGCTCAGGCACAACCAGATGGAGAGCATCTTCCTGTCCGCCGTGGACATGTACGGTCACGAGTTTCACCCGGAGAATCTCCATAAGCTCATCGTGTCCGAGACCTCGATATTCGACATATTACACGACTTTTTCTACCACAG caATCGGGCGGTTTGCAACGCCGCCCTGGAGGTCTACGTCAGGAGGGCGTACACGAGCTACGACATATCCACGTTGCAACACTTGGAACTGAGCGGGGAAGTCCCGATCGTCTACTTCCAATTCATGCTGCCTCCCTCACATCCCAGCAGGCTGAGCAAGCTGGACGAGCTGAAGGAAGGCGAAGAGATCGAAGCCAGAAAAGTCGTGGATAACTTCTACAGGACCGGGATAATGTCGGCCTTCGACACCATCCACCAGTTCGAGAAGTACCTGGACGAGATCCTGGACCTCATCGAAGACTTCAACAGCACCGCCCAGGTGTCCCTGCGGGACCTCAACGCCCTGGAGAGCGGTTCGGAGTCCCGGACCAACAGCACCTCGATAAACGTCAGCCTTTCCATAGATCCCTCGACGGTCAAGCACACCGACGAGGAGATAATCCTCGAACCCATCCACATCATGCACGTGGGATTTAGGGACAAGGGCGACACCGACGATTCCTCCATCTCCAGGTTGTTGGGGAAGATCTGCAAGAAGTACAAGGACGAACTGGACAAGAGAGGCATAAGGAGGATAACTTTCGCCGCTTTGAAACACAAGCAATCCCCCAAATTCTTCACGTTCCGAGCCAGAGATGGTTTCGTGGAAGACAAGATTTACCGTCACCTGGAACCTGCCTGCGCCTTCCAGCTGGAACTCAACCGTATGAAGAATTACAACCTGGAGGCCCTGACCACGTCCAACCAGAAGATGCACCTGTACCTGGGGAAAGCGAAGGTGGAAGGTGGTGGAGAAGTTACGGATTACAGGTTCTTCATCAGGACCATCATAAGACACTCGGATCTGATCACGAAGGAGGCTTCTTTCGAGTACCTGCAGAACGAAGGCGAGAGGGTGTTGCTGGAGGCCATGGACGAACTTGAGGTGGCTTTCAGTCACCCCCAGTCCAGGAGGACGGATTGCAACCATATCTTCTTGAATTTCGTGCCAACCGTCATCATGGACCCGGCTAAG ATCGAAGAGGCTGTAACGAATATGGTGATCCGTTACGGACCCAGACTGTGGAAACTCAGGGTGCTCCAGGCCGAACTCAAGATGATCATCAGATCGACTCCGAATAGCCCCACGACGACCATAAGGTTATGTTTGGCCAACGACAGCGGGTATTATCTGGACATCAACATGTACACCGAAGTGGTGGACAAAGAAACAGGAATC ATCAGTTTCCAAGCCTACGGACAGAAACAGGGACCGATGCATGGTCTGCCCATCTCCACCCCTTACCTGGCCAAGGATTATCTCCAGCAAAAAAGGTTCCAGGCGCAGAGCTCGGGGACGACGTACGTCTACGACTTCCCAGACATGTTCAGGCAGATGGTGGACCTGCACTGGAAGCAGTACCAAGAGAGGAGTTCAG CGAATATCAAGAGCCCCGACAAGCTGATGGAGATCGTGGAGCTGATACTGGACCCGGAGACCGAGACCAGGCTGATCGAACAGAAGAGGGTACCTGGGGAGAACAACGTGGGTATGGTGGCTTGGAAATTGACCCTGCACACACCGGAATATCCCCACGGGAGGGACATCATAGTCATCGCCAACGATATCACGCATCTGATCGGCGCGTTCGGGCCCAGGGAAGATAAG GTCTTCGCCCTGGCCAGCGAGATGGCGCGCCACCTGAGGATCCCCCGCATCTACATCTCGGCCAACTGCGGCGCCCGCATCGGCCTGGCCGAGGAGATGAAGGCCCTGTTCAAGGTGGCCCTGGTGGATCCCGAGGATCCGGACAAGGGCTTCCGGTACCTCTACCTGACCCCCGAGGATTACGCGAAGGTCAGCGCCAAGAACTCCTGCAAGGCGGAACTGATCGAGGACGACGGAGAGTCCAGATACAGGATCACCGATATCATAG GTAAAGACGACGGTCTGGGCGTGGAGAACCTGAGGTACGCCGGTATGATAGCCGGAGAGACCTCGAGGGCGTACGACGAGGTGGTCACGATCTCGATGGTGACCTGCAGGGCCATAGGGATAGGTTCGTATCTGGTGAGGCTGGGACAGAGGGTGATACAGATCGAGAATTCCACCATCATCCTGACCGGTTTCCAGGCCCTCAACAAG GTGCTGGGAAGACCGGTTTACGCCTCCAATCATCAATTGGGAGGCATCCAGATCATGTACAACAACGGGGTGTCCCACAAAACTGAACAGAGCGATCTTGATGGGATCTACACCATACTCAAGTGGCTTTCTTACATCCCCAAG GACAAAGTGTCTCCTTTACCGATAGTGCCTTCGATGGATCCCATAGAGAGATCCATCGATTTCCTACCCACCAAAGCGCCTTACGACCCCAGATGGATGTTGGGAGGTCGAAAGTCTCCGA GCGGCGAATGGGAATCAGGGTTCTTCGACAAGGACAGCTGGTCGGAAATAATGCAACCTTGGGCCCAGACCGTCATAGTCGGAAGGGCAAAGTTGGGCGGTATCCCAGTGGGCGTCATCGCGGTAGAAACGAGGACCGTGGAGGTCAAACTGCCCGCAGATCCGGCCAATCTGGATTCGGAAGCGAAG ACTGTGTCCCAAGCTGGACAGGTGTGGTTCCCGGATTCGGCGCATAAGACCGCAACAGCCATTGAAGATTTCTCCAGGGAGGACCTACCGTTGATCATCTTTGCCAATTGGAGGGGATTCAGTGGCGGGATGAAAG ACATGTACGACGAGATCCTCAAGTTCGGGGCCAAGATCGTGGATGCCCTAAGAAAGTACAAGCAGCCGGTGGTGGTGTACATACCCCCCAACGGCGAGCTTCGCGGAGGCGCCTGGGCCGTGGTAGATCCCTTGATCAACCCCAATTACATGGAGATGTACGCCGATACGGACGCCAGGGGCGGGGTGCTAGAAGCTGAAGGTATCGTCGAGATCAAGTTCCGACTGAAGGATCAGGTCAAGGCGATGCATCGTAACGACCCCGTACTGGCGGATCTGGACGGCCAGCTCAAGAATCTCCAGCAGAACCAGCCGATGGCGATGAGGGAAAGGTCGTCCAGCATCTCCCACAATGTGGAACGTCCCAAGTCGCAGGAGGTGCTGGATCTGGAGGCCAAGATAGCCGACAGGGAGAAGTTGCTGATGCCTCTGTACCACACCGTGGCCGTACACTTCGCCGATCTGCACGACACCCCCGTGAGGATGCTGGAGAAGGACACCATAACC gaTATAGTGCCTTGGAAGATGGCCCGTAGGACCCTCTACTGGCGTTTGCGCAGGCTTATCCTGCAACACAGGGTGGTCAAGACGTTGACCGAagcccaacctaacctaacgatCGGTCAAGGTGAGGCTATGCTGAGGAGGTGGTTCCTCGAAGATCTAGGGACGTCGGAG GGATACAAATGGGACAACAACGAAGAGGTCACGAAATGGATGGAGTATCAACAGGATGAGTCGAACTCGTTGTTGAAGAGAAATATCAACGCGATCAAGAAAGATTCGATAATAACCGAGATCAAGACTCATTTAGAG GAATGTCCGGAGATTGCAGTGGACGCAGTCGTGGATATAATCCAGAAGTTGAAAGATCACCAGCAGACTGAGGTGTTCAAGAGGGTGTTCAATAAGTTTTAA